In Humulus lupulus chromosome 6, drHumLupu1.1, whole genome shotgun sequence, a single genomic region encodes these proteins:
- the LOC133784360 gene encoding uncharacterized protein LOC133784360 isoform X2, with the protein MKIIVDECQKKCNIMSKEIAFLKSASESRHRALMEMLVNLKNDQDLKHKEVMEMLGELRPKSCGINDDIDPVDVGFVGADVGDTSGGGGVLKEKDKFFENESFTQVFDECIQAMQEDAAGDMVIADDKNDTVNENEKTTGNDVEETMESDFVSIGV; encoded by the exons ATGAAAATTATTGTGGATGAATGTCAGAAGAAGTGTAACATTATGTCTAAGGAAATTGCATTTTTAAAGTCTGCTAGTGAATCTAGACATAGGGCATTGATGGAGATGTTGGTTAATTTGAAAAACGATCAAGATTTAAAACACAAGGAAGTTATGGAAATGTTAGGTGAGTTGAGGCCAAAATCATGTGGTATTAATGATGATATTGATCCTGTTGATGTTGGTTTTGTGGGAGCTGATGTTGGTGATACTTCTGGTGGTGGTGGTGTTTTAAAGGAAAAGGATAAGTTTTTTGAGAATGAAAGTTTTACCCAAGTTTTTGATGAATGCATTCAAGCAATGCAAGAAGATGCTGCTGGAGATATGGTAATTGCAGATGATAAGAATGATACAGTAAATGAGAATGAGAAGACTACTGGGAATGATGTTGAAGAAACAATG GAATCTGATTTTGTTTCCATTGGAGTATGA
- the LOC133785765 gene encoding uncharacterized protein LOC133785765: MNPITYLLYYDGHWNENNVYEDFKMLGVLIPLDCSFTTLMNILSIELSTILSTENATIEYQIAETLPPLKINSDRSIQFYLECKRNDRTLTKYPLIVSVTENNQTITCGALQKMSSTVASSSNNIENDISDTSTFSIDEPQELPNFIQLADQITDLILEKERHESIPEHIGTETTVITHAISDGIREKQVYKNKEVLTTTIGLYAIKNNFQFKVHKSCKKEYQLKCLDLECTWSFRAARYGKTDMFQRRKFNRAHTCSLDIILGDHRQASSSMVGNVVKTKFTDPKTNYRPKDIAKDMLDRYGVSMSYQKAWRSKEKAVNYVHGSSQDSYRDIPRYLHILKHKNPGTVTDLEIDSLNRFKYLYMAMGQSILGWKHCIPVIVVDGTFLKAAFGGTLLTASTQDANRHIFPLAFAITDSENNDSWEWFFRKIKECYGEREELCIVSDRHESIENAIKNVFPNVTHGVCSYHLFCNIKTKFRTDAEATSIAFHAAAKAYNMEDFEKYMKDLDSLHEGIRPFLANEVKYEKWARIHSKSRRYAAMTSNIAESISAALKEMRELPVTTLLECLRNLIQKWSYNNKKEAEATFTELPKKQEEYLRKNFVKSLRMTVEPASTLIYSVHSGLTTNIVDIAKKSCTCNKFDLDELPCEHAMAVIRKMNLQYKKYCSYYFTKQAMLNTYNASIHPLGDPKTWRVPPNVEEIEVPPPKGNRKSGRPRKKRYVTSFSQTLPTSNK, from the exons ATGAATCCAATAACATATTTGCTATATTATGATGGTCATTGGAATGAAAATAATGTGTATGAGGATTTCAAAATGCTGGGAGTGTTAATACCATTAGATTGCTCATTTACAACACTAATGAATATCTTGTCTATAGAGTTGTCTACCATTCTGTCAACAGAAAATGCAACAATTGAGTACCAGATTGCAGAAACATTGCCTCCATTGAAGATCAATAGTGATAGATCTATACAATTCTACTTGGAGTGCAAAAGAAATGACAGAACACTCACAAAATACCCTTTGATAGTTTCTGTAACAGAGAACAACCAAACAATTACCTGTGGAGCACTTCAAAAGATGAGTTCTACTGTTGCTTCAAGTAGTAATAATATAGAGAATGATATTTCGGACACATCGACATTCTCTATAGATGAACCTCAAGAACTACCAAATTTTATTCAATTGGCAGATCAAATTACAGATTTGATTTTGGAGAAGGAACGACATGAATCAATTCCTGAACATATCGGAACAGAAACTACAGTTATAACTCATGCAATTTCTGATGGAATAAGAGAAAAACAGGTATATAAAAACAAAGAGGTTCTTACAACAACAATTGGTCTCTATGCCATAAAAAACAATTTTCAGTTCAAGGTCCACAAATCTTGCAAAAAAGAATATCAGTTGAAGTGCCTTGATTTAGAATGTACGTGGTCATTTCGTGCAGCAAGATATGGAAAGACAGATATGTTCCAACGTAGGAAGTTCAATCGTGCCCACACATGTTCCTTGGACATTATTCTTGGAGATCACCGACAAGCTTCAAGTAGTATGGTTGGGAATGTTGTGAAGACCAAGTTCACAGATCCAAAAACAAATTATAGACCTAAAGATATAGCTAAAGACATGTTGGACAGATATGGAGTTTCCATGAGTTACCAAAAAGCATGGCGATCTAAGGAAAAAGCAGTTAATTATGTACATGGTTCAAGTCAAGATTCCTACCGAGACATTCCACGATATCTGCACATTTTGAAGCACAAAAATCCAGGTACTGTAACAGATTTGGAAATTGATAGTCTAAACAGatttaaatatctttatatgGCTATGGGACAATCAATTCTAGGTTGGAAACATTGCATTCCAGtaattgttgttgatggaacaTTCCTAAAAGCTGCATTTGGCGGTACACTTCTCACAGCTTCAACACAAGATGCAAATAGACACATCTTCCCATTGGCTTTTGCTATAACAGATTCGGAAAACAATGATTCATGGGAGTGGTTcttcagaaaaataaaagaatgttATGGAGAAAGAGAAGAGTTGTGTATAGTTTCAGATAGACATGAAAGCATAGAGAATGCTATAAAAAATGTCTTTCCAAATGTAACTCATGGAGTGTGCTCCTACCATCTTTTCTGCAACATAAAGACCAAGTTTAGAACAGATGCAGAGGCAACTAGTATTGCATTTCATGCTGCTGCAAAAGCTTATAACATGGAAGATTTTGAAAAATACATGAAGGACTTGGACAGTTTACATGAAGGAATCCGTCCTTTTCTGGCGAATGAGGTTAAATATGAAAAGTGGGCAAGAATCCACTCCAAAAGTCGTAGATATGCAGCTATGACTTCAAACATAGCTGAATCCATTAGTGCAGCACTAAAAGAAATGAGAGAGCTTCCAGTAACAACATTACTCGAGTGCCTTAGAAACCTGATTCAAAAATGGAGctacaacaacaaaaaagaagcAGAAGCAACGTTTACAGAATTGCCAAAGAAACAAGAGGAATACTTAAGAAAGAACTTTGTCAAGTCATTAAGAATGACT GTAGAACCAGCTAGCACACTCATTTACAGTGTACACAGTGGTTTAACAACAAACATTGTTGACATTGCAAAGAAATCTTGCACTTGTAACAAGTTTGATTTGGATGAATTACCTTGTGAACATGCCATGGCAGTCATTAGAAAGATGAACCTTCAGTATAAAAAATATTGCTCATATTATTTCACAAAACAAGCCATGTTGAACACCTATAATGCATCAATACATCCATTGGGAGATCCAAAAACATGGAGAGTTCCACCTAATGTTGAGGAAATAGAAGTACCACCTCCAAAGGGAAACAGAAAAAGTGGAAGGCCAAGGAAAAAAAG ATATGTTACTAGTTTCTCACAGACACTTCCAACATCAAATAAATAG
- the LOC133784360 gene encoding uncharacterized protein LOC133784360 isoform X1 produces MKIIVDECQKKCNIMSKEIAFLKSASESRHRALMEMLVNLKNDQDLKHKEVMEMLGELRPKSCGINDDIDPVDVGFVGADVGDTSGGGGVLKEKDKFFENESFTQVFDECIQAMQEDAAGDMVIADDKNDTVNENEKTTGNDVEETMNIVKPHDDVADVVKDLEEEAHIFNNMNVEIFDKVVHVAVGDLAKKKVTKQGRYCIFFSFCNIFQ; encoded by the exons ATGAAAATTATTGTGGATGAATGTCAGAAGAAGTGTAACATTATGTCTAAGGAAATTGCATTTTTAAAGTCTGCTAGTGAATCTAGACATAGGGCATTGATGGAGATGTTGGTTAATTTGAAAAACGATCAAGATTTAAAACACAAGGAAGTTATGGAAATGTTAGGTGAGTTGAGGCCAAAATCATGTGGTATTAATGATGATATTGATCCTGTTGATGTTGGTTTTGTGGGAGCTGATGTTGGTGATACTTCTGGTGGTGGTGGTGTTTTAAAGGAAAAGGATAAGTTTTTTGAGAATGAAAGTTTTACCCAAGTTTTTGATGAATGCATTCAAGCAATGCAAGAAGATGCTGCTGGAGATATGGTAATTGCAGATGATAAGAATGATACAGTAAATGAGAATGAGAAGACTACTGGGAATGATGTTGAAGAAACAATG AATATTGTCAAACCTCATGATGATGTAGCTGATGTTGTTAAAGATCTAGAAGAAGAGGCTCATATTTTTAACAACATGAATGTGGAGATTTTTGATAAAGTTGTTCATGTAGCTGTTGGTGATTTGGCAAAAAAAAAGGTAACTAAACAAGGcagatattgtatttttttttctttttgcaatATTTTCCAATAG